From one Lactiplantibacillus paraplantarum genomic stretch:
- a CDS encoding FeoA family protein codes for MLSQSVTNTSQLHIQQFTGLDTQTVQRLHSLGLHVGSPLAVIRYYPFHGPVIVQIDQQRIGIRYTVFQTLIGGH; via the coding sequence ATGCTAAGTCAATCCGTTACTAATACATCACAATTACATATTCAACAATTCACAGGTTTAGATACTCAGACCGTTCAACGATTGCACAGCTTAGGGTTACACGTGGGCAGCCCGCTGGCCGTTATTCGCTATTATCCGTTTCACGGACCCGTAATTGTTCAGATTGATCAACAGCGAATTGGGATTCGATACACCGTATTCCAAACACTGATTGGAGGCCATTAA
- a CDS encoding FeoB-associated Cys-rich membrane protein, translating to MALFINFLIIALIIGAAGYQIYRVVKRAKKGKCAACDYDCEAKKMLNKAQKQQN from the coding sequence ATGGCATTATTCATTAATTTCTTAATTATCGCACTAATTATTGGGGCTGCTGGGTATCAGATTTATCGCGTGGTCAAACGTGCTAAAAAAGGCAAGTGCGCGGCCTGCGACTACGATTGTGAAGCTAAAAAAATGTTAAACAAGGCCCAAAAACAACAAAACTAA
- a CDS encoding DNA translocase FtsK: MNHYDGPAFFRKYRFNKPQVNNSAASQSTSAVASASPQSAASAVSKRPTSQAKDSKQVASQAARPTSDATTSSTLFNGGTHGTFHPSRVPSQLSPALTNGGIIQDHDDRNYLEIEASLHKRPETFLLFADTTAADLPVVDLQRSLDASPAETSRTEQSAGQQSTTVAVTSHAEHAIAAVSASTTIASQAMRAVTAESDATDSSQTGMPATLPATSATSVRPTEVFEPTEPELARSAAAINTRPVDNSAVSTAPTEVFEPIDPALAASAAAVNAPKAVSLASASPTEVFEPTDPALAASAAAVNAPKAVSLASAGPTEVFEPTDPALAASAAAVNAPKAVSLASAGPTEVFEPTDPSLAVSAASANAASDLTEIKSAATSTAPKPTHGLGLSLGDIMTAEHDAQADLALFKDQSAAAVSAASKSAAIEPHSQVDEEPYQPVGMRPVSTSPAATSTAIVSVSATATMPVSQGSGGANATTEPAQVATSAVTTSPALSETPALDSQPELVHSGGSAAPVLEDKELAAYHLPPLNLLKAPIVANESEMDDWIEQKASALDESLDAFGVNANVVDWTIGPTVTQFQVKPARGVKVSKITNLNDDLKLALAAKDIRIEAPIPGRNTIGIEIPNKKSRPVMLSEVLDSDKFRDSQSPLTVALGVDLFGQPQVTDLRKMPHGLIAGATGSGKSVFINSILVSILYKANPQQVKLLLIDPKAVELAPYNEIPHLLAPVISEPKAASAALKWVVDEMDNRYDKLAAGGARNIEQFNKLADEHGEPALKMPYIVIVIDELADLMMVASSEVQDYIARITQKARAAGIHLLVATQRPSVDVVTGLIKNNIPTRVAFMVASQIDSRTILDASGAERLLGRGDMLYLGNGQPAPLRLQGTFVDSEIDSITQFVRDQAAPHYEFQPDSLMKHEEAARNEDDLMPEALAYIADEDTMSTSKLQRNFSIGYNRAANIIDDLESRGYVSAAKGSKPRDVYFTAADLTKLQANS; encoded by the coding sequence ATGAACCATTATGATGGCCCGGCATTTTTCCGGAAATATCGATTTAATAAACCACAAGTGAATAATTCAGCGGCCAGTCAATCAACTTCTGCAGTGGCGTCGGCTAGCCCGCAATCCGCCGCTAGTGCGGTGTCTAAGCGACCAACTAGTCAAGCAAAGGATTCCAAGCAGGTAGCCAGTCAAGCTGCTCGGCCAACTAGTGATGCTACGACTAGCTCAACACTTTTTAATGGTGGGACGCACGGGACTTTTCATCCGTCTCGGGTACCGTCACAACTTAGTCCGGCTTTAACGAATGGTGGTATTATTCAGGATCACGATGATCGTAATTACTTAGAGATCGAAGCGAGTTTGCATAAACGGCCGGAAACCTTCTTGTTATTTGCAGATACGACGGCAGCTGATTTACCAGTTGTTGACTTGCAACGCTCATTGGATGCTAGCCCGGCGGAGACTAGTCGTACTGAACAATCAGCTGGTCAACAGTCAACGACAGTAGCGGTCACTAGCCATGCCGAACATGCAATCGCGGCTGTTTCTGCCAGTACGACGATCGCTAGCCAAGCAATGCGGGCTGTAACGGCTGAATCGGACGCGACTGACTCGTCACAGACGGGGATGCCGGCGACGTTGCCAGCAACATCAGCAACCAGTGTGCGGCCGACGGAAGTGTTTGAACCGACTGAGCCTGAATTAGCACGTTCAGCGGCTGCAATTAATACGCGGCCAGTCGATAATTCAGCGGTATCAACGGCTCCTACAGAAGTATTTGAACCGATTGATCCAGCTCTAGCAGCGTCTGCAGCGGCCGTTAATGCGCCAAAGGCAGTTAGTTTGGCATCAGCAAGCCCTACAGAAGTATTTGAACCGACTGATCCAGCTCTAGCAGCGTCTGCAGCGGCCGTTAATGCGCCAAAGGCAGTTAGTTTGGCATCGGCAGGTCCTACAGAAGTATTTGAACCGACTGATCCAGCTCTAGCAGCGTCTGCAGCGGCTGTTAATGCGCCAAAGGCAGTTAGTTTGGCATCGGCAGGTCCTACAGAAGTATTTGAACCGACTGATCCGAGTCTAGCAGTATCTGCGGCGAGTGCCAATGCTGCATCTGATCTAACTGAAATAAAATCAGCGGCAACCAGTACAGCACCTAAGCCAACGCATGGTTTAGGATTGTCTTTAGGGGATATTATGACTGCTGAACACGATGCGCAAGCCGATTTGGCCTTGTTTAAGGATCAATCAGCAGCGGCCGTTTCAGCAGCCTCAAAATCGGCTGCTATTGAGCCCCATTCGCAGGTTGATGAAGAGCCCTATCAACCCGTTGGGATGCGCCCAGTCAGCACGAGTCCCGCAGCAACATCGACGGCCATAGTGTCAGTTAGTGCTACCGCCACCATGCCGGTTTCACAGGGGAGTGGGGGTGCTAATGCGACAACGGAGCCAGCACAAGTTGCTACTTCGGCGGTCACAACTAGTCCTGCATTGTCGGAGACACCAGCATTGGATTCACAACCCGAGTTAGTTCACAGTGGGGGTTCGGCTGCTCCGGTCCTTGAAGATAAGGAATTAGCGGCATACCATTTACCACCGTTGAATTTATTAAAGGCACCAATCGTTGCGAATGAATCAGAAATGGACGATTGGATCGAACAGAAGGCCAGTGCTTTAGACGAATCACTTGACGCATTTGGTGTCAACGCTAACGTGGTCGACTGGACGATTGGTCCAACTGTTACCCAGTTCCAAGTAAAACCGGCTCGAGGCGTCAAGGTCAGCAAAATCACCAACTTAAATGATGACTTGAAGCTGGCCTTGGCTGCGAAGGATATTCGAATTGAAGCGCCGATACCAGGTCGTAATACAATTGGTATCGAAATTCCAAACAAGAAGTCCCGACCAGTTATGTTGTCTGAGGTATTGGACTCGGATAAATTCCGTGATAGTCAATCACCACTGACTGTAGCACTCGGTGTCGATTTGTTTGGTCAACCACAAGTCACTGACTTGCGGAAGATGCCTCACGGATTGATTGCCGGGGCAACTGGTTCTGGTAAATCAGTTTTTATCAATAGTATTTTGGTTTCAATCTTGTATAAGGCTAATCCGCAACAGGTCAAATTATTGTTAATTGATCCAAAAGCGGTTGAATTAGCACCATATAACGAGATTCCACACCTACTAGCACCTGTGATTTCAGAACCTAAAGCAGCCTCAGCAGCGCTAAAATGGGTTGTTGATGAGATGGACAATCGGTACGACAAACTAGCGGCTGGTGGTGCTCGTAATATTGAACAATTCAATAAACTAGCTGATGAACATGGTGAACCTGCCTTGAAGATGCCGTATATTGTGATTGTCATTGACGAGTTAGCTGACTTAATGATGGTTGCCTCTAGTGAAGTCCAAGACTACATTGCCCGGATTACCCAGAAAGCCCGAGCGGCAGGGATTCATTTACTAGTTGCGACCCAGCGGCCAAGTGTTGATGTGGTCACTGGTTTGATCAAGAATAATATTCCAACGCGGGTGGCCTTCATGGTTGCTAGTCAGATCGATTCGCGGACAATTCTGGACGCGAGTGGGGCGGAACGCCTGTTAGGACGCGGGGATATGTTGTATCTTGGTAACGGCCAACCCGCGCCGCTTCGGTTGCAGGGGACGTTTGTGGATAGTGAAATTGATAGTATTACCCAGTTTGTTCGTGATCAGGCGGCGCCGCACTATGAATTCCAGCCAGACAGCTTAATGAAACATGAGGAAGCAGCACGCAATGAAGATGATCTAATGCCTGAAGCCTTGGCTTATATCGCCGATGAAGACACTATGTCGACATCAAAATTGCAACGAAACTTCTCAATCGGGTACAATCGAGCGGCTAATATTATTGATGATTTGGAAAGTCGCGGCTATGTTTCAGCAGCTAAGGGATCCAAACCACGCGATGTATATTTTACGGCAGCAGATTTAACTAAATTACAAGCCAATTCATAA
- the feoB gene encoding ferrous iron transport protein B — protein MTTVALLGNPNTGKTTLFNELTDKYAYVGNWTGVTVEKKMGRIRHSEVEMVDLPGVYSLNPITKDEAVVTNYLLHNHPDLILNVTNASQLKRNLLLSIEVLEFGAPVIIALNMIDDLKRTGHYYDFDTLAEQLGCQIKATNARNKEGLKQLREDLLAGPHPAATPLKLNYPFMIEQAIRQASQQLIKKFDLTADFARWLTIQFINQNKPIRAYAKHMGLTPLTSQAAYYDAQKFDEQIFQTRLDFIEQTLASASQNLASTSHVEMTAKIDKWVTNPFLGLPVFVGIFYLMFKLSFDWVGTPLSDLLDSFVSGPLSSTVSHWLTMAGAIPVLRSLIVNGLIAGVGGVLVFIPQIFVLFACISILEDSGYMARAALVTDRLMQMIGLNGKAFIPLIIGFGCNVTGIMAARTIEQPKERLITTLISPFMSCSARLPIYSLFVAAFFPKNQALIVLSIYFLGIAVALGMAKFYQLIFNVDDSSVFIVELPQYHIPRVDIIWRGTWDKGKGFIKKAGTIIFAGTVLIWLLSSFGTSGLVSDIDNSFAATLGKTLLPLFAPLGVTAWQVISALFTGILAKEVISSSMMVMFHSANQAGLIAMMGRFFTPLSAYAMLVFILLYVPCFATIGTIKSETGSTKWAVYAVFSSLVIAYTLAFIIYQIGQLFI, from the coding sequence ATGACGACGGTTGCATTGCTCGGAAATCCCAATACTGGTAAGACCACGCTATTCAATGAACTGACGGATAAATACGCGTATGTTGGCAATTGGACTGGCGTGACCGTTGAGAAGAAGATGGGCCGGATTCGGCATTCCGAAGTTGAAATGGTCGATTTACCCGGGGTCTATTCGCTTAATCCGATTACCAAGGATGAAGCAGTCGTCACCAACTACCTGCTGCATAACCATCCTGACCTAATTCTGAATGTGACCAACGCGAGTCAGCTCAAGCGTAACTTGTTGCTGTCGATCGAAGTGTTGGAATTTGGTGCACCAGTGATTATCGCACTCAATATGATTGATGACCTCAAACGGACGGGCCATTATTATGATTTTGACACGCTAGCTGAACAACTTGGCTGTCAGATCAAGGCGACTAACGCCCGCAATAAAGAAGGGCTGAAGCAGCTACGCGAAGACTTATTGGCAGGACCCCATCCGGCCGCGACACCGCTCAAACTCAACTATCCTTTCATGATTGAGCAAGCCATTCGTCAGGCTAGCCAACAGCTCATCAAAAAGTTTGATTTGACAGCAGACTTCGCACGGTGGCTGACGATTCAATTTATTAACCAAAATAAGCCCATTCGAGCCTACGCGAAACACATGGGCTTGACACCACTCACTAGTCAAGCCGCTTACTACGATGCGCAAAAGTTCGATGAGCAGATCTTCCAAACCCGACTAGATTTTATTGAACAGACCTTAGCCAGCGCTAGTCAAAACTTGGCGAGTACTAGTCATGTGGAAATGACCGCCAAAATTGACAAATGGGTCACCAATCCATTCTTGGGGTTGCCCGTCTTTGTAGGAATCTTCTACTTGATGTTCAAATTATCCTTTGATTGGGTCGGCACGCCCTTGTCAGATTTGTTAGATAGCTTTGTCTCCGGCCCACTGTCCAGCACCGTGAGTCACTGGTTGACCATGGCTGGAGCCATCCCGGTCTTGCGCTCACTGATTGTTAACGGCTTAATTGCCGGGGTCGGTGGCGTGTTGGTCTTTATCCCCCAAATTTTCGTCCTATTTGCCTGTATTTCAATCTTAGAAGATTCGGGTTACATGGCGCGAGCAGCACTAGTCACCGATCGTTTGATGCAGATGATTGGTCTCAATGGGAAGGCCTTTATCCCCCTAATTATTGGATTTGGATGCAACGTCACTGGTATTATGGCCGCCCGGACGATCGAACAACCTAAAGAACGCTTGATTACCACGCTGATTTCCCCATTTATGAGTTGCTCGGCCCGGCTGCCAATCTACAGCTTATTCGTAGCGGCCTTCTTTCCCAAAAATCAGGCCTTGATCGTCTTATCGATTTACTTCTTAGGAATTGCCGTCGCCCTTGGTATGGCTAAATTTTATCAACTGATTTTCAACGTCGATGATAGTTCCGTCTTCATCGTTGAGTTGCCACAGTATCATATTCCACGAGTTGACATTATTTGGCGTGGCACCTGGGACAAGGGCAAGGGTTTCATTAAAAAGGCTGGTACGATCATTTTTGCCGGTACGGTATTGATCTGGTTACTTTCCTCATTCGGCACCAGTGGCTTAGTCAGCGATATCGACAACAGCTTTGCTGCGACACTTGGTAAAACACTATTACCGCTGTTCGCGCCACTCGGTGTGACTGCTTGGCAAGTTATCTCAGCGCTCTTTACTGGGATTCTAGCCAAAGAAGTCATCAGCTCTAGTATGATGGTGATGTTCCATAGCGCTAATCAGGCCGGCTTGATTGCCATGATGGGGCGTTTCTTTACACCCCTATCCGCATACGCGATGCTCGTCTTCATCCTGCTATATGTCCCGTGCTTCGCCACGATTGGGACCATTAAGTCCGAGACTGGGTCAACCAAGTGGGCCGTTTACGCCGTCTTCTCGAGTTTAGTCATTGCCTACACCTTGGCCTTCATTATTTACCAAATTGGCCAATTGTTTATCTGA
- a CDS encoding phosphotransferase family protein, whose product MDFELDDGWDVYPIYGNTNKAFMGKKNHQRLFLKRNASPFLAALSMEEITPRLIWTKRISSGDTLTAQEWLNGQTLTKQQMRLPEVAHLLARVHNSELLHRMLRKVGGQSARPQDFIQQYLQDLPDDLRQHPLMARVLSELKGTAPTLPVTDYRVCHGDLNHKNWLLSDRQQLYLVDWDSARFADPASDISMLLCEYVPLKDWQQWFSEYGETMTTALRTRVVWYAKINLLLNIKDNYYRNQYHQMNHEIIFLEELSQYEV is encoded by the coding sequence ATGGATTTCGAACTTGATGATGGCTGGGACGTCTACCCGATCTATGGGAATACGAACAAAGCTTTCATGGGCAAAAAAAATCACCAACGATTGTTCTTAAAGCGAAACGCCTCGCCGTTCCTAGCGGCGCTGTCGATGGAAGAAATTACCCCGCGATTGATCTGGACAAAGCGTATCTCTAGTGGTGATACGCTGACTGCCCAAGAGTGGTTGAATGGTCAAACTTTAACGAAGCAACAAATGCGGCTGCCTGAAGTGGCGCATTTATTGGCACGTGTGCACAATTCCGAGTTGCTTCATCGGATGTTAAGAAAAGTCGGTGGTCAGAGTGCTCGGCCGCAAGACTTTATCCAGCAATATTTACAAGATTTACCAGATGATTTACGGCAGCACCCGTTAATGGCCCGGGTACTTAGTGAATTAAAAGGAACTGCACCAACTTTACCAGTCACTGATTATCGTGTCTGTCATGGTGATCTTAACCATAAGAACTGGTTGTTATCTGATCGACAACAACTGTACTTAGTTGATTGGGACTCCGCACGGTTTGCGGATCCGGCTTCAGATATTAGCATGTTGCTATGCGAATATGTGCCATTGAAAGATTGGCAACAGTGGTTTAGTGAGTATGGCGAGACCATGACGACCGCCTTACGAACACGGGTCGTATGGTATGCAAAGATTAATTTACTATTGAATATTAAGGATAATTATTATCGGAATCAGTACCATCAGATGAACCATGAAATTATCTTTTTGGAAGAACTATCGCAATACGAAGTTTAA
- the ytpR gene encoding YtpR family tRNA-binding protein, protein MLITSYNPSELGDTLITILRPDTATQTIETHANVTRISDADSGETLGYNFFDVSKTLGDLNANGQVHLTTEQVEQLNNLLKTNDFEPELVLDTDPKFVVGYVESAEAHPKSDHLQITKTNIGSDQPLQIVSGSPNMQADILVVVAKVGAMMPSGLIIWPGELRGVKSDGMIVSGRELHLPNAPQRPGALILPADYQPVGAAFDFKRAQTLFTA, encoded by the coding sequence ATGTTAATTACAAGTTATAATCCATCAGAATTAGGTGACACGTTAATCACCATTTTACGACCAGATACGGCCACCCAAACGATTGAGACACATGCCAATGTGACGCGCATTAGCGACGCTGACAGTGGGGAAACCTTAGGCTATAATTTCTTTGACGTTTCCAAGACGTTAGGTGACTTAAACGCTAATGGCCAAGTTCACTTAACGACCGAACAAGTTGAACAATTAAATAATTTATTAAAAACCAATGATTTTGAACCCGAATTAGTGTTAGACACTGACCCTAAGTTTGTGGTCGGCTACGTGGAATCGGCCGAAGCACATCCTAAATCTGATCATTTGCAGATTACCAAGACCAATATTGGCTCAGATCAGCCGCTTCAGATTGTGAGTGGTTCCCCTAATATGCAGGCGGACATTTTAGTTGTCGTGGCTAAAGTCGGTGCAATGATGCCTAGCGGTTTAATTATTTGGCCGGGTGAATTACGAGGCGTTAAGAGTGACGGCATGATTGTCTCTGGACGAGAATTGCATTTACCGAATGCACCACAACGACCAGGCGCTTTGATTTTGCCAGCCGATTATCAACCAGTGGGTGCAGCGTTTGATTTCAAACGCGCCCAGACATTATTTACCGCTTAA
- the sufC gene encoding Fe-S cluster assembly ATPase SufC: MATLEVKDLHVEVTDDEQQKSREILKGVNLSMKTGEIHAIMGPNGTGKSTLSQTIMGQPAYHITQGDILLNGESIVNMPVDERARKGLFLGMQYPAEIQGVTNAEFLRAAMNARRPADDQISVMAFLKELDKNLALLNMSESMTERYLNEGFSGGEKKRNEILQLLMIKPSFALLDEIDSGLDIDALQVVSKGVNSMRGDNFGSLIITHYQRLLNYIVPDVVHVMMGGRIVKTGNADLAKTLEKEGYAGLRDDLNIDVKLVDDED; this comes from the coding sequence ATGGCAACCTTGGAAGTTAAAGATTTACACGTTGAAGTGACGGATGATGAGCAACAAAAGTCTCGCGAGATTTTAAAAGGCGTCAATTTATCTATGAAAACTGGTGAAATTCACGCCATTATGGGACCAAATGGGACTGGTAAGTCCACTTTATCACAAACTATTATGGGTCAACCGGCGTACCACATCACTCAAGGCGATATCTTATTGAATGGCGAAAGCATCGTCAACATGCCAGTTGATGAACGTGCACGTAAGGGACTCTTCCTCGGCATGCAGTATCCAGCTGAAATTCAAGGGGTCACTAATGCTGAATTTTTACGGGCAGCAATGAACGCACGCCGACCTGCCGATGATCAGATCTCAGTGATGGCCTTTCTTAAAGAGCTCGACAAGAACTTGGCACTACTTAATATGAGCGAATCCATGACGGAACGTTACTTAAACGAAGGTTTCTCCGGTGGTGAAAAGAAGCGTAACGAGATTTTGCAATTATTGATGATCAAGCCATCATTCGCTTTACTGGACGAAATTGATTCGGGATTGGATATCGATGCATTACAAGTGGTTTCCAAGGGTGTTAATTCAATGCGCGGCGATAACTTTGGTTCATTAATCATCACGCATTATCAACGGCTGTTGAACTACATTGTGCCCGATGTCGTTCATGTGATGATGGGTGGCCGGATCGTCAAGACTGGCAATGCCGACTTAGCAAAGACCCTTGAAAAAGAAGGTTATGCTGGGTTGCGTGATGATTTGAATATCGACGTCAAACTTGTTGACGACGAAGACTAG
- the murC gene encoding UDP-N-acetylmuramate--L-alanine ligase, with translation MDKATVYYFVGIKGSGMSSLALILHDKGYQVEGSDIEQYTFTQKGLAAAGIKMLPFSEANIREGLTVIAGNSFTDDHPEIKKAREMGLPVYRYHEFLGKLMEGFTSIGVAGTHGKTSTTGLLSHVLSHIAPTSYLIGDGTGKGTPDARFFVFEADEYRRHFVAYHPDYAIMTNVDFDHPDYYKDLADVQAAFQQFGNQVKKGIFAWGDDESLRNLDVDTPIYYYGTNDRDDFQAVNIKRTTKGSSFEVKYHDESLGEFEIPLFGEHNVLNSTAVIAVSYFEKVNLDEIRRELLDFSGVKRRFSEQQVGDMVMIDDYAHHPSEIKATLDAARQKYPDKEILAVFQPHTFSRTKALMDGFAASLSKADHVFLTNIFSSAREKSGDVSSKDLAAKLPNGGEIITTDDMSALTAYHNAVAVFMGAGDIQKYEKIYKDQMK, from the coding sequence ATGGATAAAGCAACGGTTTATTATTTTGTTGGGATCAAGGGCTCTGGTATGAGCTCATTAGCTTTAATTTTGCATGACAAAGGTTATCAAGTTGAAGGCTCAGATATCGAACAATACACGTTCACGCAAAAAGGACTGGCTGCGGCCGGTATCAAGATGTTGCCGTTTTCGGAAGCTAATATTCGTGAAGGCTTGACGGTGATTGCTGGGAATTCATTTACTGATGATCATCCTGAAATCAAGAAGGCTCGTGAGATGGGCCTACCCGTTTACCGTTATCATGAATTCCTTGGCAAATTAATGGAGGGCTTTACAAGTATCGGTGTGGCTGGTACTCATGGTAAGACGTCGACAACTGGCTTACTATCACACGTGTTGAGCCATATTGCCCCAACGAGCTACTTGATTGGTGATGGAACTGGCAAGGGTACGCCTGATGCGCGCTTCTTCGTCTTTGAAGCGGACGAATATCGGCGGCACTTTGTCGCTTACCACCCCGACTATGCGATCATGACGAACGTTGACTTTGACCATCCTGACTATTACAAGGATTTGGCTGATGTTCAAGCCGCTTTCCAACAATTTGGTAATCAAGTAAAGAAGGGCATCTTTGCTTGGGGTGACGACGAAAGTCTACGGAATCTTGACGTTGATACCCCAATTTACTATTACGGGACGAATGACCGTGACGACTTTCAAGCGGTGAATATCAAACGGACGACTAAGGGGTCTTCATTCGAAGTGAAGTACCACGATGAGTCGTTAGGGGAATTCGAGATTCCGTTGTTTGGTGAACACAACGTCTTAAATAGTACGGCTGTCATTGCGGTATCCTATTTTGAAAAAGTAAACTTGGATGAAATTCGGCGGGAACTCCTCGACTTTAGTGGTGTTAAGCGACGTTTTTCAGAACAGCAAGTTGGCGATATGGTTATGATTGACGACTATGCACATCATCCATCTGAAATTAAAGCAACGTTGGATGCTGCCCGCCAAAAGTATCCGGATAAGGAAATTTTAGCAGTCTTCCAACCACATACGTTCTCACGGACGAAAGCATTGATGGACGGCTTTGCAGCCAGCTTAAGCAAGGCCGATCACGTCTTTTTGACCAACATTTTCAGTTCCGCCCGTGAAAAGTCCGGCGATGTCTCATCTAAAGATTTAGCCGCTAAGTTACCTAATGGTGGTGAGATTATCACGACCGATGACATGTCGGCTTTAACGGCTTATCACAATGCTGTCGCTGTCTTTATGGGTGCTGGTGACATTCAAAAGTACGAAAAGATTTATAAAGATCAAATGAAATAA
- a CDS encoding PepSY domain-containing protein, whose amino-acid sequence MNKQLQYGGLLAVGMAGIAGGFSVGGLFKRLRRPTPNQILSQVKRAFLKEAPIEGSWIEMKKSPLQKFALRTDVYYGGITRYEDGQLVQYEFLADANTGSILDIYRL is encoded by the coding sequence ATGAATAAACAATTACAATATGGCGGCTTGTTAGCAGTTGGGATGGCTGGCATCGCCGGGGGCTTTTCCGTTGGCGGACTGTTCAAGCGGTTGCGCCGCCCCACCCCTAACCAAATTCTTAGCCAAGTCAAGCGCGCATTCTTGAAGGAAGCACCGATTGAAGGCTCGTGGATCGAAATGAAAAAATCCCCACTACAAAAATTCGCGTTACGTACAGACGTCTACTATGGCGGCATTACCCGTTACGAGGATGGTCAGCTGGTACAATACGAATTTTTAGCAGATGCGAATACTGGTAGTATTTTAGACATTTATCGACTTTAA
- the trmB gene encoding tRNA (guanosine(46)-N7)-methyltransferase TrmB: MRVRNKPWAPKLIAAHPELITEDPTQYKGHWQSRFAKAQPLQIEVGSGKGQFIIEMAKRHPEINYVAIEIQTSVIAIILKKLVEAPLPNLQLAHADGQAVTAFFEPHEVDRLYLNFSDPWPKSRHEKRRLTYKSFLSSYREVLKTNGQIEFKTDNRGLFEFSLTSMNNFGMRFEQVWLDLHAVATPEDNVETEYEQKFSVAGPIYKIIATFPAE, from the coding sequence ATGCGTGTGAGAAATAAACCGTGGGCACCCAAGTTAATTGCCGCCCACCCAGAACTAATTACCGAAGATCCAACGCAATATAAAGGGCATTGGCAAAGTCGTTTTGCCAAAGCGCAACCGCTCCAGATTGAAGTTGGTAGCGGCAAGGGCCAATTCATTATTGAGATGGCCAAGCGCCATCCTGAAATTAATTATGTGGCGATTGAGATTCAGACCTCAGTGATTGCGATTATCTTAAAGAAACTAGTTGAAGCGCCGTTACCTAATTTACAATTAGCACACGCAGATGGGCAGGCGGTGACGGCCTTTTTTGAGCCTCATGAAGTTGACCGTTTGTACTTGAACTTCTCTGATCCCTGGCCCAAATCTCGTCATGAAAAGCGCCGTTTGACGTACAAATCGTTTTTGAGTAGTTATCGAGAAGTCTTAAAAACCAACGGCCAGATTGAATTTAAAACCGATAATCGCGGCTTGTTTGAATTTTCGTTAACGAGTATGAATAATTTCGGCATGCGGTTTGAACAAGTCTGGCTGGATCTACACGCTGTTGCAACGCCTGAAGATAACGTCGAAACTGAATATGAACAGAAGTTCAGTGTGGCAGGACCCATTTACAAAATTATTGCAACTTTCCCAGCTGAATAG